In Planctomicrobium piriforme, the genomic stretch CGACACACAGCGCGGCGTCGACTGGCAACTGAGACTCGACGACGCACGCATCAAACTCAAATCCATCTACCCTAAAATCATCGATTGACGATGCACTAGCGTGCGTCATGTGCAGGCAGCGAAGTGAAATGCAACATCGGACTGCGGTCCAGTTGAAGAACTTTTCAGCCAGATTGCTGAGCGGTAACGTCGAGACGTTTCATGGACGCCAACTCGCCAACACAATTTGATGAGCAGCCGTCGGTTCTACGATCCTGGCCGGAGGTCGAGTCGAAGATCGAAATCCCGGGGGCCTGGCTCGGTGTTGTGGTTCTGACAGTCTTCCTTGCAGCAGGAATAGCGCTCTGCATCGGACTCGGTCGTTCCAGCCCAGCAGGATTCGGGCGTCTTGTCGGAATGATGTTAGGGCTGCATTTTGCGGTGCTGGCTGCCATCGGCCTTGCTGGAGTTGTCGTCTTCAGCGTTCGCAATCGAGCATTCCGCCACGCCAGCCGTGATGTGTTACCGGAAGTTCCCCGTGAGCCAGTCCTACAAAAAGATCAAACCACATTCAGTTGCATCACTCATCATCTTGAGTTCACCGAACGCGGACTTCGGCTGAGCCCGAAACCGCATTTGTTCCGAAAGCGAATTTGGCTTGCCTATCTCTGGACGACAGGCTTTGTTGTATTCGTCGCCATGTGCTTGTGGTGGAAAATTGATTTTGACGCTCTCACGAAGGCAAGTTTGATTTGCATCACAGCCTTGCTCGCTTACATCTTTCCAGGAGTGTTCGAAGCGATTCACAATAAGAAGGCGAAAGAACGAGGGACCGTTGATTTCGATACACAAGCTGATCTCTGTCGAGTGACGAACGGCAACTCAGAAACCTGTTTTTCTCTCTCCGCGATCGTCGCTCTCCAAATCTGTTGCGTTCATCGAGTCTTTGGAACCTCGAATGAGAAAACAATACTTCCCGCACTGGAACTCAATCTTGTCTGGGAGAACTCGCAATCGCCGGAAATGTTGGCAGAGAAGTGTCAGCGTACGACCGTGATGAATCCAGGAGGTGCTCATCCTGAATTCATTCGTCTGGCGGTGAACCTTGCAAATCAACTCGATGTTCCCCTGCTGAATCATGCCACTTCAGAAGACTGGAAACTGGAATCGAAACGCAGCAAAACCCGAGCTGTTGAACAATCTGGTGACGCGATTTGATTGCTTGGCAAGGAGAAATACTATTCGGTTGCTGCCGAGGCCGTGACGCGACTCACCGGGCAGTATGAAATCCGGTGGGGTGCCTGCAGCAACGCGAAATGCAACACGGAACTGCGGCTCAGTTGAAGAATATTTCAATCCAGCTGCCTGAACGCCACGTTGATCCTTCTAATGGAACCCAACTCGCCAACTCAACACGACGAGCTGTCACCTGTTCCACGCACTTGGCCGGAAGTCGATTCCAAGATCGTTTCTCCGGAAGTTTGGTGGGCACTTCTGGCTTTTACAATCTTCGTGCCGTTCGGCGTCACGCTGTCGATATTGGTGATGCGCTTGAAACTCGTCGGGTTTGAACGCACCGCGGGATTGGTGATGGGCATCAGTTTTTTCGTGTTTGGATGCTGTTGCCTCGTGGTGTTCATCTTGGGCAGGTATCGAGGTCAGCCATTCCGTCATGCTGCGGATCATGTTTTACCAAACATTCCGCGCGAGCCAGCGATTCAAGAAGAGCAAATCAGTTTCGGCATGGTGACCCATGATTTTGAAGAGACCGATCGCGGATACCGTCTCTTACCAAAGCCCAATCTCCTTCAGTCACGCACTTGGTTTTTCTACGGATGGATGCTCTTGATCGTCGCGACCATGAGTCTTTTCTTTTGGTGCTGGCCGGAGGCAGCGTTTGACCTTCCGAGAAAGTTCTTCCTGATTCTTCTCGTAACGATGATCTCGTTAACAGTTGCCGGGGTGATCACATACCTCTATCAAATTGCTGCAAAGGAACTCCTGACAGTCGATTTCGATGAGCAGCATGATCTCTGTCAGATTACCGGCCCCAAGTTGAAAATCCAATTTCCGCTGTCATCGATCATCGCCGTGCAAATTTGCGGAGCTTGTCGGAAAATTGGTCATCAAAATGACTGCTCATATTTGTCAGCGTTTGAACTCAATCTCGTTTGGAACGAACCCCAGAGCTCTGGGTGTCATCTACAACGAAGAACGGTCCTCAATCAGCTCAAACCGGCTCGGGAGTTCATCTCCCTGGCAGTCGACCTTGCAAACAGTCTCAACATTCCATTGCTGAACCACGCAACCCCCAACGACTGGAAGTTGGAGTCAAAACGTCGGAAGTCTCGCCCTTACGAAAAGTCGGGCGGATACATGGGATGAGCTAGAGTCCATTTCTGGCGGTACGATACATGTCAACAAAGGTGCCTGGATGAGCGAGAACAATCAAAACCCAGCGACTCGATCAACTCCAACCGTTAAAAATCAATCGGTCTCTACAGCAGCGTTACTGGGATTCTTTTGCGGGGGCGGCGCGAGCAGTCTGCTCGGGCCGGGCTGGTCTCCACTCGCTCGGGCGTTGATCGTGGGCACCGTGGTTGTGATTTCGTCTCTCTGCTTTATGGCCATCGGGCGCGCGGTTGCTGTGCGGCGATCTTGATTGTCTACGGGCGGGCTGGGATGCTGAGCGCTTCTCCAAGGAGTTGCTCATGCGTCTGCTCTGCCCACGACTGCTGGGATTCGTGCTGCTGCTTTCCAATCTTGGCGTTGGCGGTGAAGACGCCATGCCAGCGGCGGAACGGGCACAGATGCAGCAGGTGCTCGACGAGCGGCTAAGCCTCCTCAACGGCAAGATCGCCGCCACGCCGTCGCCAGAGTTGTTTTCCCAGAGGGGGGATATCCTGTTCTTTCTCGGTCGCTTTCCGGAGGCGGTTGAGGACTACACCGCCTTTGCGAAAGACAAACCGGAACTCGCTGCGACCAATTGGCGACGAGGGCTGGCGCTCTATTACGCAGGTCGTGAAGCGGAAGCGGCCAGTCAGTTTGAGAGTTGTCATACGCGCGACGACACCGACCGTGAAAACGGAATCTGGCGGTATCTGTCTCAATGTCGGACGCTCGGTCGTGATTCCGCGCGGAAGGACATGCTTGTCTACACGAAGGGGGATCGCAAGCCGTTCACCAATCTGTACGACATGTTCGCCGGAAAGCAGTCTGCCGACGACGTCCTCAAGGCGATCATGGCTGATGGAGCATCGCCGGATGAGCGCGAAGGACAACTGTTCTACGGGAACCTGTACTTCGGCCTGAACGAACTGGCGGAAGGTCGACCAGAAACAGCGCGGCCATTTCTCGTGAAAGCGGTTCGCAATGAATGGCCGCTGCAGGCCGCCTATGGTCCCCGTTACATGTGGCACGTCGCCCGACTGCAATTGGAACTGCTTGACAAAGCCCCGCCGAAATCGAATCAGTAACCATCGATCTTCTCGCGTTTTGCGTCGGTCCATCCCGGAACCGTGGGCGAATGCCCAGCGGCTGATGGGCTTCCAGCAGATTGCGACATTGCGCTCCTGCAAGCCGTCGGCGCTTGCTGTCGCTGGCAATGGGATTTAGAGTGCTGGCAATTCTGGCGAAGCAATCCATCCCGTCTGACGTAACAACTCGCTCGCGAAGGGGTTCGTACCCGTGGTCGCTGACAATTCTGAATCCCCCTCCGAGCCTGTTGACGAGTCACCAGCCGCTGCCGACGCCCCACTCGACACAGCGCAAACCGAGCCTGACGCGAGTGCCGAGCCGCACGACGATTTCCCCGAGTACGAGGAACTGACGCCGGAACTTCTGGAAGATGAATGCCTGCGCGGGGACGTGATGCTTCGCTGGGCGTTGATTCTGCTCTCCGTGCTGTTGGGCTGGACGTTCATCACCGAGACGAAGGTGCTCGTCGGCATTCGCACTGGCGAGTATCTGTTGAGCCACGGCGTACTGCCGCCGCGGTTTGATGTTTTTTCAGCCACCGCCGCAGGCCGCCCCTGGGTGAACCTCGGCTGGTTGTCGGATCTCACGGTCGGCGCCACGCACCAGTTTCTCGGGATGCCCTGGCTGTCGATCCTGTGTGCCGTCACCGTCGGGCTGACGTTCTGGTGTCTGTCGCGGATCACGATCCCCGGCGTGACGACATGGTGGGGATCGGTCTGCGGAGTGCTGGCGCTGCTGGCGCTGTTTCCAGTCTTTCAACCGGGCTCATCAACCGTCGCCGTGCTGGGACTGGTCTTGCTCATGTGGGGACTGGCCCGCTGGACCACGTCGCCTGCAACCGACCGCAGCTGGCTGCTGATTCCACTGTTCGTGTTCTGGACCAATCTTGATCCCCGCTGCTGGATTGGGTTGCTGTTGCTGGCGATGTTTTCCATTGGCGAACTGCTGTCGCCCACAGGAAAAACACCCGTCGGTCGCCGCCGGTTGATGTTCGCCGGCATCGCCCTGCTGGCTGGCGTTTTTGTATCGCCGTGGCCGATCAGTCCCGCGACACAATTCCTGACGGCCTATCGCGAAGCGGTTGAAGCCCGCAGTTACCTGGGTATCAGCGAGTTCTTCCACCGGCTCGACTACACCTGGCAGCACCTGATTTTCTGGACATCGCTCGACTTCTATTCGCTGGCCTCGTTGGTGCTGATGGTCCTCGCGGCCGTGACCCTGGTTCTGAACCGTTCCCGACTGCACTTCGGTTGGGTCTTTGTCTGGCTCGGCGTGAACGCCCTCGGATTTTTCTACGGGGACAGCATCTGCTACGCCGCGATCGTGAACGCCGTCATTGCGATCCTCAACGGGCAGGACTGGTGTCGCAGCGCGTTCAAAATGGATTACTCGATCACCACCCCCAACGTCCTCTGGTCGCGGGCGGGTCGAGCGGTCACCGTGCTCGGATTCTTCCTGCTGGCGTATCTGGCGATCAACGGGGCGCTGATGGGACCGCAGAGCCGTCGAATTGGTCTCGGGCTCGACCCGCGCTGGCGAAACCGGATCACCAGTCTCGAAGAGGAAGTGCTTCCCAATACGTTCTCCGACCGCATCTTCCCGACCATGCCGGCGCAGGGAGACCTGATGATCTGGCTGGGCAAGAAGCCGTTTGTCGATAGCCGGCTTGGTCTTTACCTGGGCGGGCCTGAAAACCTGTTGAAGCTGCACAAGGAAACCCGAGCCGCTCTCTTCCCAGGCAGGGAAGTCGAAAACGCCGCAGCCGGGACCGAACTCTGGAAGTCGACCCTTGCGAAGTACGAAATCACGGATGTCTTTGCTCGACTGTGGGGCGCGAAGCCGGCGTATGGCCCGTTCTTCCAGTTGTATGCCAATCCCAGTTTTGTGCTGACGGGCCTTGGCAGCGCCGGCGCGAATCTGACTCGAAATGATCTCCCCTCGCCGGAGCTCAAGGCCCACCTCGAAAAGTTCGGTCTCACCGATTTTGCGAAAGTGGCGTTCCGTCCCCCCCAGCCGCCAGAGGTCATCGACCTGCAGGCAGTCTGGCCGCTGCCGGTTTCGAAGTATGACCGGTGGATGATTCAGAAGCTCCAAGTCACTCCCCCGGCCGCAGAACTCGCCAGCCATTACAACGCCATCCTCACCGAATCCGGCAAGCCGTTCACACAACAGCAAGCAGCCGGGCTGGCGATGCTCGCTGCTCGCACAGTTCGCGAAGCACTCATCGTCGATCCGAACAGCGCTCTCGCGTACCGTTCACTGGGAAATGCTTGCGGGGTGCTGCAACAGGTCGAGCAGCAGACCGCACTGCAGTCGGGCGTGCAGGCTTCGGTCGAGATGTATGAGACGCAAATTCTTTCTGCCGCCTTTTCCGCTGCCATCGCCGGACAGGAAGACCCGGACGATCTTCTGAAACTGTTTCAGATTCTGCTTGCACAGCGTTCGCTCGATACCGCGATTGATGTCCTCGCACGTTATGACAGAGCAATTGTCACGCATCCGATCCAGATGTCGGTAGACCGCCGTCTCGGACTGGAAGAGTTACGACGACAGGTTCAGGATGCCGTCAATTCCGTGAAGGAGCAGATCGCGACCGCGCGGGGTGAGAAACGTCCCGCGCTCGAACTGGCCGGGATGGCGCTCGCAGGGAACTGCCCGCAATTGGCGCTGTCGATACTCGAAGAAGACCTGACCCGACTCGCCTCTGAGCCGGAACTGCAACTGCTCTACGCCACGTTGCTGCTCAAGAACGGACGCATCGAAACCGCCTTCGACCAGATCGACAGTCTGCAGGCGAAGATGAATGGTCCGAACGCGGCCAACGTCCCTCCCTTCCTGAAGAACCAGTGGAAATCGGTAGCCCTGGCGGTGAACCTGTCCGCACAGAATCTCGGCGAAGTGGTGAAGCTTTCGGAAGAGGAACAGGACGCGTTCTGGAAGTCGGGTCTGACGTCGCTGCTGCAGCTTCCCTTTACATCGATGAAGCTGCCGATTCAGATGCAGCTCTGGCCGGCGTACGAAGCCCGAGTCACGTTCTCGGCCGCGATTGAACTCCCCGAACGCTGGGCGGTGATGCAGATGCAGGCCGTGCGTGCGGAACTGCAACTCGGTCGCCTCGAAGCAGCGACGACGCGGCTGCAAAGACTCGTCAAAATGCACCCGCAGTTCTCGCAGCGGAGCATCGCCGCAATGTATCTGGTTGCATTGACCGGCAAGCCGTACGAATTCCCGCCGAATGCCAACGACTTGCCAGCCTGGATGCTGGAACTGCCGATCGATCCGCCGGCAAAGCCAGCGACGCCGGTCGCTCCCGCTGCCGGCAGTGATCCCGGTCCGTTGCCGCCCACGCCGCCAGGCGCGCCTTCAACCGATCCGCCCCCGGCCCCTCCGGTGCCCGTCACGCCTCCCTGATACAGACAGCAGCGCTCACAACATCGGTTTTGACTCGTCTCTGCGACAAGGTTGTTTGAATGTCCGACACCCCCTCGACGTCTCGGCCGGCCAGATCCCAGCATGACCGTCACCGGCACTACAAATACTTCGACTTCGTGATGGTCGGTTTTGTGACGGTGCTGCTTTGCTCCAATCTGATTGGCCCGGGGAAGCGGTCGGAGATTCCGCTGCCGCTGGAGCTGCCGTACTTCGGGACCATGCTCACGTTCGGCGCAGGCAACCTGTTCTTTCCGATCGGTTACATCTTCGGCGACGTGCTGACAGAGGTGTACGGCTACGCCCGGGCCCGCAAGGTGATCTGGGCTGGCTTCGGGGCGATGCTGTTCGCCTCATTCATGGCCTGGGTCATCATCGTTCTGCCGAACAAGGCGACGGACGATTACGGCAAGGCGCTGCAACCGGCGCTCGAACTGGTTTTCGGCAATACGTTTCGTATCACCGCGGCGTCGCTCGTCGCCTATTGGTGCGGCGATTTCGCGAATTCGTTCGTGATGGCCAAAATGAAGATCTGGACCAAGGGGCGCATGCTTTGGACCAGAACGATCGGCTCCACGGTTGTCGGACAGGGTGTCGACAGCATGATCTTCTACCCCATCGCCTTTGCGGGTTTATGGACCAGCAGCGACGTCATCGAAACGTCCGTCTTCAATTGGGGCTTCAAGGTGATGATCGAAGTGTTGTTCACTCCGCTGACATACCTGGTGATCAACTTTCTGAAGAAAGCGGAGAACGAGGACTTCTACGATACCGACACCAACTTCACGCCGTTCTCGATCAAAGACTGACGGCAACGTTGCAAACTCATTTGATAGTACGAAGTTTTCAGTCATCAGTTTTCAGTTCAGACCAATTCAACGTTGAAAACACAACTCATGGTCATTTCAGGTGTTTCAAACTGACAACTGAGAACTGACGACTGGGAACTAGTGTCATTGCATGGGGCCGTGCGATGGATGACGGGTCGAATCAGCAAGCCTCGGTGTTGAGCCGTCCGGCGCCGCGCCGGCCTGCCGTGACCGCCGCGATCCTGCTGGGCGCCGGAATTGCCATCGACCGCTGGCTCGGTTTTCCAGTCTGGATCTGGCTGGCGTTTGCCGGTATTGGCATTATTGCCGCCCTCTTCACTTCTCGTTTTCCTGCGCCGCGCTGGGCGTCGCTGTGCGTGCTCCTCGCAGTCTTCGCCACCGGCGGTCTCCGTCAGCACATGGCCTGGTCGGAAACCGATTCGAGTACGCTCGCGAAATGGAGTAACACCATCCCGCAAACAGTGCGGGTGATCGGTGTCATCAGCACGGCGATCGAAATTCTTGACCGGCCGGTCGGCCCGCGAATTCCTCCCTGGCTCGAAATGGATCGCTCTGTCTGCAAGCTCCGCTGCGAGCAACTGCAAGTCGACGGAACATGGCAGACGGTCACCGGACAAGCTCGGCTCGAAGTCACGGGGCATCTGGTCGACGTCCATGTCGGGGACCGTGTCGAAGTGCTCGGGCAACTTTCCCGCCCCGGCCCTCCGAGAAATCCCGGCGAGTTCGACTATGGGGACTGGCTGCGAACGCAGGGCCTGAGCTGCCAGTTGCGAATCGAGCATCCACAAGCGGTGCAGCGGATCGGTTCCGTCCGGGGACTCACCTGGACGCTCGCCAGATGGCGGACGGCGATTCGTAAGGAATGTCAGCAGCGACTCGCTGCGGAATTGAAGCCGCCGCTGCGCGGGCTGGCGGCATCGTTACTTTTGGGAGATCGCACGCAACTCACCGACGAGCTCAAAGAGCAGTTTGCCGAAAGCGGGATGATGCACCTCCTGGCAATCTCTGGCATGAACGTCGGCATTCTGCTGGGAATGATCTTCGTGATGGGGCGGCTGATGAATCTGTCGTCGCGGCAACTCGCCATGACGCTCATCGTCACTGCGATTCTCTTCACCTGGATTACCGATCATCAGGCTTCGGTGATCCGCGCCGGCTTGCTGGCGGTCCTCGCACTGATCGGCGGTCTCAGCCATCGCCGGGTCGACGGCTGGAACACGCTCGCCGCCTGTGCGGTGATACTGCTGCTCTGGCATCCGTCTGACCTGTTCGACATCGGCGCTCAGTTGTCGTTTCTGGCGGTGGCGGCGATCTATTGGGCAGCCCGACTTCCCTGGCGACAAATCTGGCCGCAGCCGACGGGGCTCGAAGCGGAAGTCAGCCCGTGGATGCAGCGTGTTCGAGGCTGGCTCAAACTTGCCGTCGAAACGTATGTCGTCACCGGCGCGATCTGGCTGGCGACGTTGCCGCTGACGATGGCGACGTTTCATCTGGTGACTCCCATTGGCTTGCTGCTGGATCTCTTGCTGGTGCCGTTATCGACGCTGGTACTGGGACTGGGTTATCTATTCCTGTGCGTGAGTTTGTTGGCGCCATGGCTGGGTTGGCTGATTGCGATTCCGTTTGGCTGGTCATTAGGCCTGATGCAAAGTGCGGTCGCCTGGGGCCAGCGCGTGCCGCTGGGTCATTTCTTCGTGCCGGCGATGCCTGGTTGGTGGCTGGGAGGCTTTTACATCCTGCTGGGCCTCACCTGGCTGCGTCCGGCAAAGTCATCATCGATGCGATGGGAGTTCCGGGTGTGGCCGGCGTGGATCATTCTCGGGTTGCTGTTGCCGTTCGTTCCAAGCACCGCGCAAGATTTTCGTTGCACATTTCTCTCGGTGGGTCATGGTCTCGCCTGTGTGATCGAGCTGCCGACGGGCGAGACGGTCATCTACGACGGCGGTACCCTGGGAGACGGCCGCCGCGCGGAACGGGCACTTGAAAATCTGCTCTGGTCGCGCGGCATTCGGGAAGTGGATACGGTGTTGCTCTCGCATGCCGACCATGACCATTACAGCGGGCTCTTCGGTTTATTTGACCGGTTCCCGGTTCGACAATTTTGCCTCGCTGCTCCCTGCGCCGGCTCAGGGCAATCCGGCGTGGAGGAACTGTGTGAACTGGCCGCGAAACGAGGGGCGAAACTTCACCTACTTCAGCAGGACGACAGCCTGCTGCCGATTCGAAAGGATTCACCGCCTGTGACAATTCAGGTGCTGCATCCGCGCGAGGCAATCGACGGCGAGAGCGACAACGCCCACAGTCTCGTGCTCAGCATGACCTATGCCGGCCGCACGATTCTGCTGACAGGCGACCTCGAAGAGTCCGGCCTCGACGCACTGCTCGCGCGGCCGCCATTGCATGTCGACGTGTTGCTCTCGCCGCATCATGGCGGCAAGGCCTCGAACGTCCCCGCCCTATTCCGCTGGGCGAGTCCGGATTATGTGGTCGTCAGCGGCGGAGAAGAGAGTCTGCCGCATCTCGAAAAAGCCGCGAAGGCCAGCACGCTGCTCAACACGGCCACGGCCGGGGCGATTACATTTGTGATCCATTCCGACGGCCAGATCACGGTCGGAAAGTTCTTGCCGTGAGATTCTGAGAGCGCGACTTCAGTCTTCCACTTCGTTGGCATCGAGGGCGTGTTCGCGGAGTTCTTCCAGCGAGGCGAACTCGAGGGTCGACATGTGCGTGGCCGACAGCACCACTGCGGGCGCGACGCCGGCATCGTACGCTTCTTTCCAGCGCGATGCACACAGGCACCAGCGGTCGCCGTTCTTCAGGCCGGGGAATTCGTACTGCGGCAGCGGCGTCGACAGATCGTTCCCGACTTTCTTGGAGAACGCCAGGAATTTGTCGGTCACCTGCACGCAGACGGTGTGGACCCCGAAGTCGCCTGGCCCGGTCTCACAGCAGCCGTTGCGATACCACCCGGTGACCGGATCGTACGAACAGGGCTGCAACGGTTTCCCCAAAACATTCTTTGCGCCGGCCATGCCCCTGACTTTCTATCTGCGTGCTGTCAGTTGCGAGTCTACTGCGGGCGCAGCGTAGCGGAAAGGGAGCGCCCGGCGACCGCTTTCCGTTTCGCCGTGAGGAAATCGTTCATTTGGCGTGGCATCGCCGCCCGGATTCGCGGAAGATCGCCGCGTCGGCATTCCGCTCGCTGCCGACTTGTTTCAGCCTGTCGATCGAGTTCCATGTCTCAGAATGATCAGTCGTTTCAACGTTCGATCCTGTTGATCGCCGGCATCGGCGTCGGCGTGCTGGCCCTGTTCGCCTTTTTTTCCAACAACAACGCCCGGGAAGCGCCGCGGGCGACCGGGATGTCGGCCTTTCAGAAGCCGGTGTCGGACGTCGTCGCTGACCCCGCAACCGCGGCTGGCGAACTGCGAACGCATTTTGTCCCAGCCTATTCCCACATCTACGTCGACAGTGGGCAGCCGTTCCGGCTCACAGTGACGCTCAGTTTTCGCAATACCGACCCCCAATCGCCGCTCACGATCCATTCCGTCCGGTATTACGACACCGCTGGCAAGCTGATTCGCGACGAACTGTCGCAGCCGCTGATTGTGGCCCCGCTGGGGACAAAGGAATTTCTGGTTGCGGAGAACGATTTCTCAGGCGGTTCCGGCGCGAACTTCCTCATCGACTGGTCGTCCGGAGACCAGCAGATCAGCACCCCGCTGGCCGAAAGCATCATGATCGGAACTGCCCAGCAGCAAGGGGTTTCGTTCGCCAGCCGGGGCGTGGAAGTGACCCGTCGGCCTTGATGGGAATCTCGCTTTTCTCCCGGGACATCAGGCCGGACGATCCCCGAGGGCGCTGCTATACTTTGGGAACAGGGTCGGTCTTCCACGCTCGGACCCCCTGTTGATGCAGGATGCAGCGCACCTTTTCGGCACGGTTGGACTCCGCAGGGCAACGGTCTTTTGGAAACGGCACAACAGCTTCAGCAGATTCTCTGGTCCGTCGAACCGGCCGCCCATCTGGTCGAACCGCGGGTGCTGCGCCGCGTGATTCGCATGGACCGCAACCTGCAGGGGTTGCGGCTGCTGATTCCGCACAGCTTCAGTTACACGATCGAGCGCGACCGGCTGCTGACGTTTGTCGATCTGAGCGAACTTGAAATCGCTCCCGGCTCGGATCTACCCCGCCTGTTGATCCTGCTCCCGCGACCGGAAGACGATCCGCGGCATCCCCGCGATCTCGCCGCACTGGCGGCCCGTTATCACCGGATGCTGTTCCATGCCGCGGTCCACATGGAACTGGAAAATCGCGTCGCGCGCAAAGGTCTCGACAGCGCCTGGGCCGAACTCCGTCGCGACCAGCTCGGCGACGTGGAATTCGCCGAGATTCGCGAAGTGCTGCTCAAAGACGACTATCTGTTTCCCTCGCCGACCGACGCCGACGTCTATATCGAGTTCGCAGCGCTCTATCTCGAACTCCGCTACTTCGCGCCGCACGAGGTCAGGCTACACTTTCCGGCCCTCCGCGACTGGGAAGCGATCGACAAAGTTCTGCAGCAGGATCTCGATCACTTCGCCCTGTTCGAACGGCTCCGTCTGTCCCCCGCGCTCCTGTCAGACGACCTCGAAGCGACGCAGGAAATGCCTGCCGCGAGCGGCAAGTCGGCCCGTACATCCCGCTCGCGCATGTCCCTGTCGCAGTTCCGCGGCAAACAGGCCAAGGCGGAACGTGCGTCTGCCACCGGGAACAGCGTCAAAGCCGCACTCACGCATCTCCGGTCTTCACGTCGCGCCCCCGCCGGACATGAGGACGAAGCCCTCGCCGCCGCGCAGATGGAACTCAAACATCTCGCCGGGCGTCTACAGGCTGTTTTACAGCTCACTCCAGAAGAAACCGAACAGTGGAGCGAAGCCCTCCGTCCACTGCTGCAGCCAGCGGCCGACGGCTTCTGGACGAATGAAGCCCGACTGCTGTACGACCTGCAAAAAGTCTGCCTCGAGCAGGAACGGGGCGTCTATCGCCTCGACCTCGTTGACTGGGTGAAAACACTCGGGCAGCGACCGATTCGCCGTCCGTTGCCGTTGATGCAGGAAGCGTTGACGCTGCGACATCTGCGAACCATTCGTCGTCGCGTCACCGTTGCCAGAATCGACGCTGCAGAGCGGTCACGACTCTCAATTCTACTGAACAATGTTTTGCCGCAGGTGGAAACCCGGTCTCGCGACCGATTGCGAACCATCATTCTCGAAGTCTTCGATAAGGTCGGGCTCGTCCCGCAGAACGTCCCGGAACAGGTCGCGCGACGAAAAGTTGTCGAGGAACTGCTCGACCGCGTGGTGGACCGCAGTTACTTCAGCATGTCCGACCTCCGCGACACGCTCTCCAAAAACAATCTGAAACTTCCCGACGTGACCACGCTGTCGGACCTCGCGTTCGGCGATTGTCTCTTACGGGCAGACCGCCGCTTCGAGGCGGTGCTGGACGGCGTGTATCGTCCCGGAGCGATCTATCAGCGCTGGCCGCAGACCCTCAGCTCACTGGTGTTCGGCACCCGACCGGGCCGATTTCTCGCGCAGCACTTGTTTATCCCGTTCGGCGGGGCCTATCTGACGATCATGTTTCTGGAACATGTGGCCGCGTGGTTCACCGGCACGCCCCATGCGCCTCCGGTCGGCCAAACCGGCGATGCCCATGTCGCCGCGGCCGCACATGCCGGCCCCAGTTACTGGTTGATTGCGGGCGTGCTGCTGCTGGGAACCTGGATTTCATTGCTGATCCATCAGCCGGCCTTCCGGGAATGGAACGTGACGTTGCTGAGCCGCTTGTGGCGGCTGGTGACGATGCTCGTGATCGACGTTCCCACGA encodes the following:
- a CDS encoding ComEC/Rec2 family competence protein, which codes for MDDGSNQQASVLSRPAPRRPAVTAAILLGAGIAIDRWLGFPVWIWLAFAGIGIIAALFTSRFPAPRWASLCVLLAVFATGGLRQHMAWSETDSSTLAKWSNTIPQTVRVIGVISTAIEILDRPVGPRIPPWLEMDRSVCKLRCEQLQVDGTWQTVTGQARLEVTGHLVDVHVGDRVEVLGQLSRPGPPRNPGEFDYGDWLRTQGLSCQLRIEHPQAVQRIGSVRGLTWTLARWRTAIRKECQQRLAAELKPPLRGLAASLLLGDRTQLTDELKEQFAESGMMHLLAISGMNVGILLGMIFVMGRLMNLSSRQLAMTLIVTAILFTWITDHQASVIRAGLLAVLALIGGLSHRRVDGWNTLAACAVILLLWHPSDLFDIGAQLSFLAVAAIYWAARLPWRQIWPQPTGLEAEVSPWMQRVRGWLKLAVETYVVTGAIWLATLPLTMATFHLVTPIGLLLDLLLVPLSTLVLGLGYLFLCVSLLAPWLGWLIAIPFGWSLGLMQSAVAWGQRVPLGHFFVPAMPGWWLGGFYILLGLTWLRPAKSSSMRWEFRVWPAWIILGLLLPFVPSTAQDFRCTFLSVGHGLACVIELPTGETVIYDGGTLGDGRRAERALENLLWSRGIREVDTVLLSHADHDHYSGLFGLFDRFPVRQFCLAAPCAGSGQSGVEELCELAAKRGAKLHLLQQDDSLLPIRKDSPPVTIQVLHPREAIDGESDNAHSLVLSMTYAGRTILLTGDLEESGLDALLARPPLHVDVLLSPHHGGKASNVPALFRWASPDYVVVSGGEESLPHLEKAAKASTLLNTATAGAITFVIHSDGQITVGKFLP
- a CDS encoding DUF3124 domain-containing protein produces the protein MSQNDQSFQRSILLIAGIGVGVLALFAFFSNNNAREAPRATGMSAFQKPVSDVVADPATAAGELRTHFVPAYSHIYVDSGQPFRLTVTLSFRNTDPQSPLTIHSVRYYDTAGKLIRDELSQPLIVAPLGTKEFLVAENDFSGGSGANFLIDWSSGDQQISTPLAESIMIGTAQQQGVSFASRGVEVTRRP
- a CDS encoding DUF2237 family protein, which codes for MAGAKNVLGKPLQPCSYDPVTGWYRNGCCETGPGDFGVHTVCVQVTDKFLAFSKKVGNDLSTPLPQYEFPGLKNGDRWCLCASRWKEAYDAGVAPAVVLSATHMSTLEFASLEELREHALDANEVED